A genomic segment from Halobacteriovorax sp. DA5 encodes:
- a CDS encoding PH domain-containing protein, translated as MEKDLRNGEVLIASREIPITFWIGEAIRCFTIIGIPFALMNVLRVLTNSFDVTNKRVFGKVGLFGTNEYDVALDKINSVMSAQGIFQKILNYGYLVVLDNSGTEFAVLCASPTTLKKQVFSVQDKFKEEQLQNMAKAIKSA; from the coding sequence ATGGAAAAAGACTTAAGAAATGGAGAGGTACTAATTGCATCAAGAGAAATTCCTATTACATTTTGGATTGGTGAAGCGATAAGATGTTTTACAATTATTGGTATTCCATTCGCATTAATGAATGTACTTCGAGTACTTACAAACTCTTTTGATGTCACAAACAAAAGAGTATTTGGAAAAGTTGGGCTATTTGGAACAAATGAATACGATGTTGCACTGGATAAAATTAACAGTGTTATGTCAGCCCAGGGTATTTTTCAAAAAATATTAAATTATGGGTACCTAGTAGTTTTAGACAATTCGGGTACAGAATTCGCTGTTCTTTGTGCATCACCAACGACATTAAAGAAGCAAGTTTTCTCAGTACAAGATAAGTTCAAAGAAGAACAACTTCAAAATATGGCAAAGGCAATTAAGTCAGCATAA
- a CDS encoding cation-transporting P-type ATPase, producing the protein MQRKISFRNIVSLIGRSSGLDEKEVTKQRSKFGTNEIVERVGSPWLELIVDTLKDPMVWFLVSISAVFYFIGEFSESLILILATLPLIFMDAFLHFRTQASTAGLRSQLSSKVTLLREGKVVIVDSLDIVPGDLVVLSSKNLFLPADGYWEEVDSLQVDESVLTGEAFPVKKSSIEFDPFVTSGEAFVETSVLGFAGTRVLTGKGILRVLSTGKSTSYGEIVQSVVKISHERTPLQSAILELTRLLVYASVVLCLAIAAIRFYQGHGWLDALLSAAVLAVAALPEEFPVVFSFFLGVGVYRLAKHHALVRRAVSVENIGRVTQICTDKTGTITIGKLELAHFVTSDNFSQTQILLMALAASNAEGSDPVDIALISEAKLRGINIPKRLNVIPFTEDRKRESGFFLYDNDLICAIKGSPEVVLSKSDLSQNEKLKWIKEVENLAKGGHKVLAVGATLVSQAGVESCLEPEGGITLYGILAFEDPARPEVKEAINYCKDNAIKVLMITGDHPDTAGAIAKDVGLIDSKPIIVSAELEPEKLEDKWILKNPNFFKSVDIVARCNPIQKLRIVESLKRVGELVVVTGDGVNDVPALKAADIGVAMGLRGTRSAREVSSIILTDDNFSTIVNAIREGKQLFENLRMSFKYLLLIHMPFVLTAAIIPLLGYPLLYLPIHVVWLELIIHPIALFAFQQDAKQGPRRQELTTRKSFFNRRDLVIILGIGLGLTIILVIFYISAVAEGENVAHGRAKVMALLSLWSAGIVVALTGGRTITAKLIIVMTTIMTIVLIHSSLMDKVLHLTPLHLVDWAKVCAIIFGFVLILLKKNFQ; encoded by the coding sequence ATGCAAAGGAAAATCTCATTTCGTAATATAGTCAGCCTCATCGGTCGCTCCTCTGGACTAGATGAGAAGGAAGTCACAAAGCAGCGCTCAAAATTTGGAACAAATGAAATTGTCGAACGAGTAGGCAGTCCGTGGCTTGAGCTTATTGTGGATACGCTGAAGGACCCTATGGTTTGGTTCCTTGTCAGCATCTCTGCAGTTTTCTACTTTATTGGGGAATTTAGCGAATCCCTTATTTTAATTCTAGCTACATTGCCACTTATCTTCATGGATGCTTTTCTTCACTTTCGAACGCAAGCATCAACTGCTGGGCTTAGAAGTCAGCTCTCTTCAAAAGTTACGCTCCTCAGGGAAGGCAAGGTGGTTATCGTGGACTCTCTTGATATTGTTCCGGGAGACCTCGTTGTGCTCTCAAGTAAGAATCTCTTCTTACCGGCCGATGGTTATTGGGAAGAAGTGGACTCGTTACAGGTTGATGAGTCAGTCTTAACAGGAGAGGCATTTCCCGTAAAAAAATCTTCGATTGAATTTGACCCCTTTGTCACGAGTGGAGAGGCCTTCGTAGAGACAAGTGTTTTAGGCTTTGCTGGAACAAGGGTCTTAACAGGCAAGGGAATCTTAAGGGTATTATCTACTGGCAAGAGTACTTCCTATGGTGAAATTGTTCAGTCTGTTGTTAAAATTTCTCACGAAAGAACACCTCTTCAGTCAGCAATTTTAGAACTCACACGTTTATTGGTCTATGCTTCTGTCGTTCTATGTTTGGCCATTGCTGCAATCAGATTTTATCAAGGACATGGATGGCTCGACGCACTCTTAAGTGCTGCAGTCCTGGCCGTGGCCGCTTTGCCTGAAGAGTTTCCTGTCGTGTTCTCATTCTTTTTAGGTGTTGGTGTTTACCGATTAGCAAAGCACCATGCTCTCGTTAGAAGGGCCGTATCCGTTGAAAATATCGGTCGTGTCACTCAAATCTGTACCGATAAGACCGGTACCATAACCATTGGTAAGCTCGAGTTGGCCCACTTTGTTACATCAGATAACTTTTCTCAAACTCAAATTTTGCTAATGGCCTTAGCGGCATCTAATGCTGAAGGCAGTGATCCTGTCGATATCGCTCTGATAAGTGAAGCAAAACTTAGAGGGATCAATATCCCTAAGAGATTAAATGTTATTCCATTTACAGAAGATCGAAAGCGTGAGTCTGGGTTCTTTCTTTACGATAATGATTTAATTTGTGCCATTAAGGGCTCGCCTGAGGTTGTCTTGTCAAAGTCAGACCTTTCACAAAATGAAAAACTTAAGTGGATAAAAGAAGTTGAGAATCTAGCGAAGGGGGGACATAAAGTGTTAGCTGTTGGCGCCACTCTGGTGTCGCAAGCAGGTGTGGAATCTTGCTTAGAGCCAGAAGGCGGAATCACACTTTATGGAATCCTTGCATTTGAAGATCCAGCGCGACCAGAAGTGAAAGAAGCAATAAATTATTGTAAGGATAATGCAATTAAAGTGCTTATGATAACCGGTGATCACCCCGACACTGCAGGTGCAATTGCAAAAGATGTGGGATTGATTGATTCTAAACCCATTATCGTTTCGGCCGAACTTGAACCAGAAAAACTCGAAGATAAGTGGATATTAAAGAATCCGAACTTTTTTAAGAGTGTCGATATTGTAGCAAGGTGTAATCCTATTCAAAAACTTAGAATCGTCGAGAGTTTAAAGAGAGTTGGTGAGTTAGTTGTCGTTACTGGTGATGGAGTAAACGATGTCCCTGCTCTTAAGGCCGCCGATATTGGAGTGGCAATGGGACTAAGAGGAACAAGAAGTGCAAGGGAAGTCTCTTCAATCATCCTCACAGACGATAATTTTAGTACGATCGTTAATGCAATTCGAGAAGGAAAGCAACTTTTTGAAAACCTAAGAATGAGCTTCAAGTATCTTTTACTTATTCATATGCCATTTGTTCTTACGGCCGCAATTATTCCGTTACTAGGTTACCCTCTGCTTTATTTACCGATCCACGTGGTATGGCTCGAACTTATCATTCATCCAATAGCTCTATTTGCATTTCAGCAAGATGCTAAGCAGGGCCCTCGTCGTCAGGAACTCACGACTCGAAAATCCTTTTTTAATCGAAGAGACTTAGTAATCATCTTGGGCATCGGGCTTGGTTTAACAATCATCCTTGTTATCTTCTATATTAGCGCAGTCGCTGAGGGCGAAAATGTCGCTCACGGCCGTGCTAAGGTGATGGCATTACTTTCTCTTTGGAGTGCTGGGATCGTTGTTGCCTTAACAGGAGGAAGAACTATTACAGCAAAGCTTATCATCGTAATGACTACAATTATGACTATTGTCCTCATTCACAGTTCATTAATGGATAAGGTACTTCATCTGACACCTTTGCATCTTGTGGATTGGGCAAAAGTTTGTGCAATTATTTTTGGTTTTGTTCTTATCTTATTGAAAAAAAACTTTCAATAG
- the thpR gene encoding RNA 2',3'-cyclic phosphodiesterase, whose translation MRVFVAIDLPKDAKEKLKNVKMVHAKFHRYPAENLHLTLKFIGEVSDELLEQIKEQLDTINFSSFPLSFKALGHFHPHRRGTPIWMGVENNEELMKLQAKIEEVLQDLELKMDKMKFTPHLTLGRMERGTSEDEVEEFIQTLHIPEFSIETKEFILFHSHSTKNGVEYLPLETF comes from the coding sequence ATGAGAGTTTTTGTCGCCATTGATTTACCCAAAGACGCAAAGGAAAAATTGAAGAATGTGAAGATGGTCCATGCTAAATTTCACCGCTATCCTGCGGAAAATCTCCACTTAACCTTGAAATTCATTGGCGAGGTTTCAGATGAATTATTAGAACAAATCAAAGAGCAGCTTGATACAATTAACTTCTCATCTTTTCCATTGAGCTTCAAGGCCTTGGGCCACTTTCATCCTCATCGTCGCGGTACTCCCATTTGGATGGGTGTCGAAAATAATGAAGAGCTAATGAAGCTACAGGCAAAAATAGAAGAGGTTCTCCAAGACCTAGAACTAAAAATGGATAAGATGAAATTCACCCCTCACCTCACTTTGGGCAGAATGGAGCGAGGAACTAGTGAGGATGAAGTAGAAGAGTTTATTCAAACACTTCACATACCTGAATTTAGTATTGAAACTAAAGAGTTTATCTTATTTCATAGTCATTCAACCAAAAATGGTGTTGAATACCTTCCATTAGAAACTTTCTAA
- a CDS encoding M48 family metallopeptidase — protein sequence MPIEKYFRHYPEHLKQQIQDLIASGNLRSYLLNKYPHPHEINSDKLLYKYANELKDKYMRNVPQLSKVIYEKQKDLVNDALGTHTYISRNHGGKLKKKHEMRISRTLKDAPREMLEMLVVHELAHFKEKDHNKAFYKLCEYMQPNYHQVEFDLRLYLVLLDQGMTLYSRD from the coding sequence ATGCCTATTGAAAAGTACTTTCGACATTATCCGGAACATTTGAAACAGCAAATCCAGGATTTGATTGCCAGTGGTAATCTTAGGTCATACCTCTTAAATAAGTACCCACATCCGCATGAAATCAACTCTGACAAATTACTCTACAAGTATGCAAATGAGCTTAAGGACAAGTACATGCGTAATGTCCCTCAATTGAGTAAGGTCATCTATGAAAAACAAAAAGACCTCGTTAACGATGCTCTTGGTACCCACACTTATATTAGTCGAAATCATGGTGGTAAGTTAAAGAAGAAGCACGAGATGAGAATCTCACGCACTCTAAAAGATGCTCCTCGAGAGATGCTTGAAATGCTTGTTGTTCACGAACTGGCCCACTTTAAGGAAAAGGACCATAACAAGGCCTTTTATAAACTTTGTGAGTATATGCAGCCTAATTATCATCAAGTTGAGTTCGACCTGCGCCTTTATCTTGTTCTGTTAGATCAGGGGATGACTCTATATTCTAGAGATTAA
- a CDS encoding M14 family metallocarboxypeptidase — translation MTTKIVPWGESEKEKWFKEQTIKRSYLEEVVSKIKKLEEHFEILQYGALPYDEEKYPLFIIKSKNSSPDKRTVLITGGVHGYETSGVHGALGFLEREALNYIDSFNFIVTPCISPWGYETINRWNPKTVDPNRSFYVNGPAPECNLVMKAISDLGVEIFAHFDLHETTDTDNTIFRPALEKRDGIPQDVWDIPDGFYLVDDSDNPTPEFQKAIIDSVRKVTHIAPADESGKIIGSAVEQEGVINYALKKLHLCASFSNAKFCTTTEVYPDSPKVTDEDCVNAQVAAIVGGLDYLISRI, via the coding sequence ATGACAACGAAAATAGTCCCATGGGGCGAAAGCGAAAAAGAAAAGTGGTTCAAAGAACAAACGATCAAGAGATCGTATCTTGAAGAAGTCGTTTCAAAGATCAAAAAGTTAGAAGAGCATTTTGAAATTTTACAATATGGCGCTCTTCCATATGATGAAGAAAAGTATCCACTTTTTATCATTAAAAGTAAGAACTCTTCACCAGATAAAAGAACGGTTCTGATTACTGGTGGTGTCCATGGTTATGAAACTAGTGGAGTTCACGGTGCCCTTGGTTTTCTAGAAAGAGAAGCTTTAAATTATATTGATTCATTTAACTTCATCGTTACTCCATGTATCAGCCCCTGGGGGTATGAGACCATCAATCGTTGGAACCCAAAGACAGTTGATCCAAATCGCTCCTTCTATGTAAATGGGCCAGCACCAGAGTGTAACCTCGTTATGAAGGCCATTTCTGATTTAGGTGTTGAGATCTTTGCCCATTTTGATCTTCATGAGACGACAGATACTGACAATACTATCTTTAGGCCGGCCCTAGAGAAGAGGGATGGAATTCCTCAAGATGTTTGGGATATCCCTGATGGATTCTATCTTGTTGATGATAGTGATAATCCTACTCCTGAGTTTCAAAAGGCGATCATTGATTCAGTTCGCAAGGTCACACATATTGCTCCTGCTGATGAAAGTGGCAAGATTATAGGATCTGCTGTTGAACAAGAGGGGGTTATCAATTATGCCCTAAAGAAACTTCATCTCTGTGCATCTTTTTCCAATGCAAAGTTTTGTACAACGACTGAAGTCTATCCCGATAGTCCAAAGGTTACCGACGAGGATTGTGTAAATGCACAGGTCGCAGCTATTGTTGGTGGGCTTGATTATTTAATCTCTAGAATATAG
- a CDS encoding HD domain-containing phosphohydrolase — protein MIRALYITDEDINKDNYLRSNLPKEIEIVKVNSKDEAIDQVLSKGPFHIALIDVENKDIEALDLMTAYSELVDSIDFVFFGNSSLYAGNVESQLDEEMMAVAHHLEYPFNEDALENVFMDIILKYKRIEESAALIEIDESEFAPLKLRSLYLFKSIPADAYIKFSSNKFMKVIKKNTLITEALIQSFVKRKVKFVYLYKSDQLQVLEDAITEMYITLDKYKDTKVLLENLIRSVGIIHSYLRWIGTGDAVLSLVDKVIEKCEYVIEKEPDLLALLGKFPFSAGDVAEKSILTSLFGCSILESINYKASGTRSKIILSALLCDSTLENDDLCKINSVKDPNLRMFSEDEQEEFKIHPVREGELASLFTKYPEVDFILHQHHEQPDGSGFPVGLRGKKITLISAIFILCNDLASYIIQRGLKRSVLRKAAEVLEEKYAYVPFKEPFKMLTKKLA, from the coding sequence ATGATAAGAGCATTATATATTACTGATGAAGATATCAATAAAGACAATTATCTAAGAAGTAACCTTCCTAAAGAAATCGAGATAGTAAAGGTGAACTCTAAAGATGAGGCTATCGATCAAGTATTGAGTAAAGGTCCATTTCATATTGCTTTAATTGATGTTGAAAATAAGGATATAGAAGCGCTTGATCTAATGACTGCATATAGTGAACTTGTCGATAGTATTGATTTTGTATTCTTTGGAAACTCATCGCTATATGCTGGAAATGTAGAATCCCAACTCGATGAAGAGATGATGGCCGTGGCCCATCACCTTGAATATCCTTTTAATGAAGACGCACTAGAAAATGTGTTTATGGATATCATATTAAAATATAAAAGAATTGAAGAAAGTGCGGCCTTGATTGAAATCGATGAATCTGAATTTGCTCCATTAAAGCTTCGAAGTTTATATTTATTTAAATCAATACCAGCGGATGCATATATTAAATTTTCTTCAAATAAATTTATGAAAGTGATTAAGAAAAATACTCTTATCACTGAAGCTTTAATTCAAAGTTTTGTTAAAAGAAAAGTTAAGTTTGTATATCTCTATAAAAGTGATCAGCTACAAGTTCTAGAAGATGCTATTACAGAGATGTATATTACGCTTGATAAGTATAAGGATACAAAAGTATTGCTTGAGAACCTAATTCGATCAGTTGGTATCATCCATTCGTACTTAAGATGGATTGGTACTGGGGATGCTGTTTTATCTCTAGTTGATAAGGTGATTGAAAAATGTGAGTACGTAATTGAAAAGGAGCCGGATTTATTGGCCCTGCTTGGAAAGTTTCCATTTAGCGCGGGAGACGTTGCTGAAAAGAGCATTCTTACATCTCTATTTGGATGTAGTATCCTAGAATCCATCAATTATAAGGCAAGTGGGACAAGATCTAAAATTATACTCAGTGCACTCTTGTGTGATTCAACATTAGAAAATGATGACTTGTGTAAGATAAATTCAGTTAAAGATCCAAATCTAAGAATGTTTTCTGAAGATGAACAGGAAGAGTTTAAGATTCACCCTGTGAGAGAAGGTGAGTTAGCAAGTTTATTTACTAAATACCCAGAGGTTGATTTTATTCTTCATCAGCATCATGAACAGCCTGATGGAAGTGGTTTTCCTGTTGGTCTTCGTGGAAAGAAAATAACTTTAATTTCTGCAATTTTTATTCTTTGTAATGATCTTGCTTCTTATATAATTCAAAGAGGCCTAAAGAGGTCGGTACTGAGAAAAGCTGCAGAAGTTTTAGAAGAAAAATATGCGTATGTACCATTTAAAGAGCCTTTTAAAATGTTAACTAAGAAATTGGCCTAA
- a CDS encoding HD domain-containing protein has translation MNYYDGNYMRSRVLIISDENILSSVYAANLSAYVGLKVIVAKTKSEIQNYLGRRDYVNLIVCANFLEDFPNISDEILNLISSVKLKSNIIMFNNLTEQNSTVAIPPSVIYIPNRYDIKSIVRSSAKLMNVTAKDMVALDVGDFYPLPLDLLKLTDQAFCDIYLRKEQKDEDEFELVYSKDDKINEKDISAEDDQVYVRSEKRLQCINFLTMQLIMHLKTTATPEEKLKAVEVSLESLASVLLSDEANLEEVSKVSQTCIKIIKEVIEESSELEKLLAYLLANKSSYLYTHSILATYVSQFILKQVSWGNSAQEEKMACAFFFHDIYLAPVYKEHPDAFEVEDLAYKLDVSEQNLNYILMHAKLAAEQVSKLKKLPNGVDQIILQHHGTRNGEGFAMDPGDDISPLSKVMMISESFVNFFFETKDKGQNFSNEQLITFLNQQYTNKSYHKLIAILKDLK, from the coding sequence ATGAATTATTACGATGGGAATTATATGCGATCTAGAGTTTTGATTATTTCTGATGAAAATATCTTAAGTTCCGTTTATGCTGCGAACTTAAGTGCATACGTCGGTTTAAAAGTAATCGTTGCAAAAACAAAAAGTGAAATTCAAAACTACTTAGGTCGTAGAGATTACGTAAATCTAATTGTTTGTGCAAACTTTCTTGAAGATTTCCCAAATATTTCTGATGAAATATTAAACCTCATTTCTTCTGTGAAATTGAAGTCTAATATTATTATGTTTAATAATTTAACTGAACAAAATTCAACAGTCGCAATCCCACCATCTGTTATTTACATTCCTAATCGATATGATATTAAATCAATCGTTAGATCATCAGCAAAGCTAATGAATGTTACGGCAAAGGATATGGTTGCATTAGATGTTGGAGATTTTTACCCACTTCCACTAGATCTACTTAAATTAACTGATCAGGCCTTCTGTGATATTTATCTTCGAAAAGAACAAAAAGATGAAGATGAATTTGAATTAGTATATTCAAAGGATGATAAGATTAATGAAAAAGACATAAGTGCAGAAGATGATCAAGTCTATGTGAGGTCAGAAAAAAGACTTCAGTGTATCAACTTTTTAACGATGCAATTAATCATGCACTTAAAAACAACAGCTACGCCAGAAGAAAAGCTTAAGGCCGTTGAAGTCTCATTAGAATCTCTTGCTTCTGTACTCTTAAGCGATGAAGCAAACCTCGAAGAGGTATCAAAAGTAAGCCAAACTTGTATAAAAATCATCAAGGAAGTTATTGAAGAATCGAGTGAACTTGAAAAATTATTAGCATATCTTCTTGCAAATAAATCATCATATCTTTATACCCACTCTATTCTTGCAACATATGTAAGTCAGTTTATCTTAAAACAAGTTTCGTGGGGTAACTCTGCTCAAGAAGAGAAGATGGCCTGCGCTTTCTTCTTTCATGATATTTACCTAGCACCAGTCTACAAAGAACATCCTGATGCATTTGAAGTTGAAGATCTTGCATATAAACTTGATGTTAGTGAACAGAACTTAAATTATATTTTAATGCATGCCAAGCTAGCAGCAGAGCAAGTCTCAAAGCTTAAGAAGCTTCCTAATGGTGTTGATCAGATTATCCTGCAACACCACGGTACACGAAATGGAGAAGGCTTTGCCATGGATCCAGGAGATGATATCTCCCCTCTTTCAAAAGTTATGATGATCTCAGAGTCATTTGTGAACTTCTTCTTTGAAACAAAGGATAAGGGACAAAACTTTTCAAATGAACAATTAATTACTTTTCTAAACCAACAATATACTAATAAAAGTTATCATAAGCTTATTGCGATCTTAAAAGACCTAAAATAA
- a CDS encoding efflux RND transporter permease subunit, giving the protein MSLSSLSIRNPVFAWMLMFSLILFGILGFRELGINENPDVDYPSISIAYQYEGATPEVVEKDVLEPAESILVSMQGIKDMTSTAGRGQGRIDLEFTLDKDIDFALQEVQTLLGRAQRQLPDDVETPTVTKSNAADDPILYLALVSDTLSERELNILFKDGVIDQLTTIEGVSEVRAFGAREPMMRIDVIADKLEAYQLTLSDIVLTLQRESVELPAGKFETVSNEKSLRVLGEGRTVEDFKNMIINRRGGQANYVPIRLSEVANIYAGVENRTRISRVNQKPSLSMPIYKQRGVNAVDVADRVKARVEEISKNLPEGTNLSVNFDRTSFIRLSIDELLQNLVLSVILTSLVCWLFLNSMSATINILLAIPTAIIGTFSFMYLMGFSLNTFSLLGLTLAIGIVVDDAIVMLENIVRYAKKGHDKVQAAFKGSREIAFAVLATTAVLVAIFAPITLMPGIEGRFFKEFALTICIAVSLSSLEALTLAPMRCSQFLNVASKGIFVHVWVDRAVEFGNKVYMGILKFALGHRIKVLLVSTALILVAFLSLNHIDKEFAPESDRSFMFVIFIAPDGKSLDYTNEKVKEYEEIVSKNENIQRMIVAVGGGRGATSGNRGFGVLILKDRDQRKLSQFEVAAQLRKELSVIKGLKIIIRDRMGSAIGGRRGSPIEFTITGPDAAIQAQLYEQLEKGMKESDLMVGIRSDDIGQLPEVHIIPDRIKAQQRGVEVNTIATALNVGVAGSAATKYTERGRRYDVFVQLAEEDRTRENISSLLLQNNRGEFVTLNDVVKIEDAFGPQSIYRENRARGIRVDANLKTGVAQSRAIDYIKELGEKVLPKGYYLKFSKDLNESLFSVLMIMVLGLVIAYMVLASQFNSFSDPLTVFLAIPFGLAGSFIALWLSGSTLNIYSMIGILLTMGIVKKTSILIVEFSNQLRDEGKELKNAILEACETRFRPIIMTTFTTLASAVPAAVIVGAGSETRRPMALVIIGGVFLSTIFTLVVVPCFYSLIARPRRKILEEVES; this is encoded by the coding sequence ATGAGTTTATCATCATTATCGATAAGAAATCCTGTATTTGCATGGATGTTAATGTTCTCTCTCATTCTCTTTGGAATCTTAGGATTTAGAGAATTAGGAATTAATGAAAACCCAGATGTTGATTACCCATCAATTTCAATTGCCTACCAATATGAAGGGGCAACTCCAGAAGTTGTGGAAAAAGACGTATTAGAGCCGGCCGAATCTATTCTTGTTTCAATGCAAGGGATTAAAGATATGACATCTACTGCTGGACGTGGGCAAGGGCGAATTGATTTAGAATTTACACTTGATAAGGATATTGATTTCGCACTTCAGGAAGTTCAAACTCTTCTAGGACGTGCTCAAAGACAGCTTCCTGACGATGTCGAAACTCCAACAGTGACAAAGTCCAACGCAGCTGATGATCCAATTCTCTATTTAGCTCTTGTTTCAGATACTTTGTCTGAAAGAGAACTTAATATTTTGTTTAAAGATGGTGTTATTGATCAGCTGACTACAATCGAGGGGGTCTCTGAAGTTCGTGCTTTTGGTGCGAGAGAGCCTATGATGAGAATTGATGTTATCGCTGATAAGCTAGAAGCGTATCAATTAACTCTCTCTGATATTGTTCTTACACTCCAACGAGAAAGTGTTGAGCTACCTGCTGGTAAGTTTGAGACGGTTTCAAATGAGAAGAGTTTAAGAGTCTTAGGTGAAGGACGAACAGTTGAAGACTTCAAGAATATGATTATCAATCGACGTGGTGGCCAAGCTAATTACGTACCGATAAGACTTTCTGAAGTTGCAAATATTTACGCTGGTGTTGAAAATCGTACGCGTATCTCACGTGTTAATCAAAAACCATCGCTATCGATGCCAATTTACAAGCAAAGAGGTGTTAACGCAGTTGATGTTGCGGATAGAGTTAAGGCGAGAGTTGAAGAGATTTCTAAGAACTTGCCTGAGGGGACAAATCTTTCTGTAAACTTCGATAGAACATCTTTTATTAGGTTATCAATTGATGAACTTCTTCAAAACCTTGTGCTATCAGTAATCTTAACTTCTTTAGTATGTTGGCTATTTTTGAACTCAATGTCGGCAACCATAAATATTCTTCTGGCCATTCCTACTGCCATTATTGGAACGTTTTCTTTTATGTACTTAATGGGATTCTCATTAAATACATTCTCTCTTCTTGGACTAACCTTAGCAATCGGTATTGTCGTTGATGATGCTATTGTTATGTTGGAAAATATTGTTCGCTACGCCAAGAAGGGACATGATAAGGTACAGGCAGCTTTTAAAGGAAGTCGTGAGATTGCATTTGCTGTTCTTGCCACGACCGCTGTTCTTGTTGCTATCTTTGCACCTATTACACTAATGCCTGGAATTGAAGGAAGGTTCTTTAAAGAGTTTGCTTTAACAATCTGTATTGCTGTATCTCTATCTTCTCTAGAGGCCCTGACTCTAGCACCAATGAGATGTTCACAATTCTTAAATGTTGCTTCAAAAGGAATCTTTGTTCACGTTTGGGTTGATAGGGCCGTAGAGTTTGGAAATAAAGTTTACATGGGAATTCTTAAGTTCGCACTAGGTCATAGAATTAAAGTTCTTCTTGTATCGACTGCACTGATTCTTGTCGCTTTCTTATCTCTTAATCATATCGATAAGGAATTTGCACCTGAGTCTGATCGTAGCTTCATGTTTGTAATTTTCATCGCTCCAGATGGAAAGAGCTTAGATTACACAAATGAGAAAGTTAAAGAGTACGAAGAAATCGTTTCTAAAAATGAAAATATTCAAAGAATGATTGTTGCAGTTGGTGGTGGACGAGGTGCTACTTCTGGAAACCGTGGTTTTGGTGTTTTAATTCTTAAAGACCGCGATCAGAGAAAGCTCTCTCAATTTGAAGTTGCAGCTCAGTTGAGAAAAGAATTATCTGTTATAAAAGGTCTAAAGATCATCATTAGAGATCGTATGGGATCTGCCATTGGTGGCCGAAGAGGAAGTCCAATTGAGTTTACAATTACGGGGCCAGATGCCGCAATTCAAGCACAATTATATGAACAACTTGAAAAGGGGATGAAAGAATCTGATCTAATGGTTGGAATTCGTTCCGATGATATCGGACAGCTTCCTGAAGTTCACATTATTCCTGATCGAATTAAAGCACAACAACGTGGTGTTGAAGTTAATACTATTGCAACTGCTCTTAATGTTGGAGTTGCTGGTTCGGCCGCAACAAAGTATACGGAGCGTGGTAGACGTTACGATGTATTTGTTCAATTAGCAGAGGAAGATCGTACACGCGAAAATATCTCGTCACTACTACTTCAAAATAATCGCGGAGAATTTGTAACTCTAAATGATGTTGTAAAGATCGAAGATGCATTTGGACCACAGTCTATTTATCGTGAAAATAGGGCCAGAGGGATTCGAGTTGATGCCAATTTAAAAACTGGTGTTGCTCAAAGTAGGGCAATTGATTATATCAAAGAACTTGGTGAGAAAGTATTGCCAAAGGGCTATTACTTAAAGTTTTCAAAAGATCTAAATGAATCACTCTTTAGTGTTTTAATGATCATGGTTTTAGGACTTGTTATTGCCTATATGGTTCTGGCCAGTCAGTTTAATTCTTTTTCAGATCCACTAACTGTCTTTCTGGCGATACCATTTGGATTAGCTGGCTCATTCATCGCACTATGGTTGTCTGGAAGTACTCTAAATATCTACTCGATGATTGGTATCTTACTCACAATGGGGATTGTTAAGAAAACTTCTATTCTTATCGTTGAATTTTCAAATCAACTAAGAGATGAAGGCAAAGAGTTAAAGAATGCCATCTTAGAGGCTTGTGAAACACGCTTTAGACCTATCATTATGACTACTTTTACAACTCTTGCATCTGCTGTTCCAGCGGCCGTCATTGTGGGAGCGGGCTCTGAAACAAGAAGACCTATGGCCCTCGTTATTATTGGTGGGGTTTTTCTTTCAACTATTTTTACTCTAGTTGTTGTTCCTTGCTTCTATTCACTAATAGCAAGACCTCGAAGAAAAATTTTAGAAGAAGTTGAATCATAA